One Glycine soja cultivar W05 chromosome 2, ASM419377v2, whole genome shotgun sequence genomic region harbors:
- the LOC114395436 gene encoding kinesin-like protein KIN-4C yields MENSDSAQCVRVAVNVRPLITSELMLGCTDCISVVPGEPQVQIGSHAFTYDYVYSSGSPSSAIYDDCVAPLVDALFHGYNATVLAYGQTGSGKTYTMGTNYTGEDNAGGIIPKVMETIFKRVQTMKESSEFLIRVSFIEIFKEEVFDLLDPNSARGDMASTAKPAAPSRVPIQIRETVNGGITLAGVTEAEVKTKEEMSSYLSRGSLSRATGSTNMNSQSSRSHAIFTITMEQKNGDDVLCAKLHLVDLAGSERAKRTGADGMRLKEGIHINKGLLALGNVISALGDERKRKEGGHVPYRDSKLTRLLQDSLGGNSKTVMIACVSPADTNAEETLNTLKYANRARNIQNKAVINRDPVGAQMQRMRSQIEQLQSELLLYRGDAGGAFEELQILKHKISLLEASNEELQRELQERRVTCESLAQRACDAQVEKDQLIMKIESIRNGKSWDEIDSNSNQDYDLVKSYVSKIQDLEGELQRLKNLNAKSRHVDWVDSDDSGFRSKNVLFASGNEYSSDCDAKSVDITDDMEDHAKEIEHSSLQEKLDRELKELDKKLEQKEAEMKMFNNADTSVLKHHYEKKVLELEQEKKFLQKEIEELKYNLANISSTSDDGAQKLKEEYLQKLNALEAQVSVLKKKQESQAQLLRQKHKSDEAAKRLQDEIQRIKSHKVQLQHKIKQESEQFRLWKASREKEVLQLKKEGRRNEYEMHKLLALNQRQKMVLQRKTEEATLATKRLKELLESRKTSRESAAGGNGPGIQALMQAIEHELEVTVRVHEVRSAHERQMEERAKMANEIARLKEEADMMKLNNSSAGLASMSPGARNSRIFALEKMIATSSTTLLSMASHLSEAEERERVFSGKGRWNQVRSLPEAKNLMNHLFNLASSSRCSLRDKEVTCREKDMEIRDLKEKVVRLSCSLRQLEMQKSELIHQLKLLSAKRYSESVGDSVYADINGGHKYDLRKMENRRSTILLEDMDLSVSDTETDDYVADATDDEWVASEKIHVRKRKSRSRHVSMENNQSNISSEDVKDNSTEGVGGASGETASDICCSCSKSSSCKTNKCKCRTLGGTCGSSCGCLASKCANRSSVSNEAQVEGAGNDSSIDEADKDRLLVAQGAELLQGALVEGPAEVHSDHGPRKPLSDIGNTLAKSNAQNANQRRKWAKKRNKSTVPVPVLTTNVVVPDTPPFSQSDNSEVPKKENNSISEANVSMNIPQKIQSSRPENAPLAPKVEKSVIETDRWMKLPRAMRKSPNGGGLPLGDMNASKPDEPVNKESEVIEARTPVKQKRTLEKENNGR; encoded by the exons ATGGAAAATTCCGATTCGGCGCAGTGTGTTCGAGTTGCCGTCAACGTTCGGCCTTTGATTACGTCGGAGCTTATGCTTGGATGCACCGATTGCATCTCCGTGGTTCCCGGTGAACCTCAG GTGCAAATTGGGTCGCATGCTTTCACTTATGACTATGTTTATAGCTCGGGATCTCCGTCGTCTGCAATATATGATGATTGTGTAGCTCCACTCGTAGATGCACTTTTCCATGGCTATAATGCAACTGTTCTCGCTTATGGACAG ACTGGATCTGGGAAGACATACACCATGGGCACCAATTACACGGGAGAGGACAATGCCGGTGGAATTATACCCAAGGTGATGGAGACAATATTCAAGAGGGTTCAGACTATGAAGGAATCCTCAGAGTTTTTGATTAGGGTATCTTTTATCGAg ATATTCAAGGAAGAGGTATTCGATTTGCTCGATCCCAATTCTGCCAGAGGAGATATGGCTTCTACTGCGAAGCCTGCAGCGCCCAGCAGAGTTCCCATACAGATTAGAGAAACAGTGAATGGGGGAATAACACTGGCTGGTGTGACTGAGGCTGAAGTTAAGACTAAAGAAGAAATGTCATCTTATCTTTCTCGAGGTTCACTTTCACGTGCCACAGGGAGTACAAACATGAACAGTCAATCAAG TCGGTCACATGCTATATTCACAATCACTATGGAGCAAAAGAATGGTGATGATGTCTTGTGTGCAAAACTACATTTGGTAGACCTTGCTGGTTCTGAGCGTGCAAAAAGAACCGGTGCAGATGGCATGCGTTTAAAAGAAG GCATTCATATCAATAAGGGTTTATTAGCTCTTGGGAATGTTATAAGTGCACTGGGAGATGAAAGAAAGCGAAAAGAAGGTGGCCATGTGCCATATCGCGATAGCAAATTAACAAGGCTACTACAG GATTCTCTTGGAGGAAACAGCAAAACCGTCATGATAG CATGTGTTAGTCCTGCTGACACCAATGCTGAAGAGACATTGAACACTCTGAAGTATGCTAACCGTGCTCGTAACATTCAGAACAAAGCAGTT atcaatcGTGATCCAGTGGGAGCTCAGATGCAGAGAATGCGAAGTCAGATTGAGCAATTGCAGTCTGAGCTTCTATTATACAGAGGTGATGCTGGTGGGGCATTTGAGGAACTTCAG ATTCTTAAACACAAAATATCCTTACTTGAAGCAAGCAATGAAGAGCTACAGCGGGAGCTTCAAGAACGCCGAGTAACTTGTGAGAGTTTAGCACAACGTGCTTGTGATGCTCAG GTTGAAAAGGATCAACTGATCATGAAAATTGAATCAATTCGAAATGGTAAATCTTGGGATGAAATTGACTCAAATTCAAATCAG GATTATGACCTCGTGAAATCTTATGTGTCAAAGATCCAAGATCTGGAAGGTGAATTGCAGCGTTTGAAAAATTTGAATGCAAAATCTAGACATGTTGACTGGGTTGATTCAGATGATAGTGGATTCCGGTCAAAGAATGTGTTATTTGCAAGTGGTAATGAATATTCTTCTGATTGTGATGCCAAATCAGTGGACATAACAG ATGACATGGAAGATCATGCAAAGGAGATAGAACACTCTTCTCTTCAAGAAAAGTTGGATAGGGAGCTCAAAGAATTGGATAAGAAACTTGAACAAAAGGAG GCTGAAATGAAGATGTTTAATAATGCTGATACTTCAGTTCTTAAGCATCATTAtgaaaagaaagttcttgagttagaacaagagaagaaatttttgcag AAAGAAATCGAGGAACTTAAGTACAATCTTGCAAATATTTCATCCACTTCTGATGACGGTGCTCAAAAGTTAAAGGAGGAATATCTTCAAAAGTTAAATGCTCTTGAAGCACAG GTCTCTGTgctgaagaagaaacaagaatctCAGGCTCAACTGTTGagacaaaaacataaaagtgaTGAGGCTGCAAAACGACTACAGGATGAGATCCAGAGAATTAAATCTCATAAG gtTCAATTGcaacataaaattaaacagGAATCAGAACAATTCAGGTTATGGAAAGCTTCACGCGAGAAAGAAGTTCTCCAG cttaaaaaagaaggaagaaggaaTGAATATGAGATGCATAAGCTGTTAGCGTTGAATCAGAGGCAAAAGATG GTATTGCAAAGGAAGACAGAAGAAGCTACCTTGGCTACAAAAAGGCTGAAAGAACTTTTGGAATCTAGAAAGACTTCACGTGAAA GTGCTGCAGGTGGGAATGGTCCAGGAATTCAG GCTTTGATGCAGGCAATTGAGCATGAACTTGAGGTCACTGTCCGAGTGCATGAAGTACGTTCAGCACATGAGCGTCAAATGGAAGA GAGGGCTAAAATGGCCAACGAGATTGCAAGATTAAAGGAAGAAGCAGATATGATGAAGCTTAACAATTCAAG TGCTGGCCTTGCATCAATGTCTCCGGGTGCAAGAAATTCAAGGATATTTGCCCTTGAAAAAATGATTGCTACTTCTTCTACAACATTGCTGTCAATGGCATCTCATTTGTCAGAGGCAGAAGAGCGGGAACGGGTTTTCAGTGGCAAGGGacgttggaaccaagtccgttcCCTTCCTGAAGCCAAGAATTTGATGAATCATTTGTTCAATCTGGCATCTTCCTCCAG GTGTTCATTGCGAGATAAAGAAGTTACCTGCAGAGAGAAGGACATGGAAATAAGAGATCTAAAGGAAAAAGTAGTAAGGTTGAGCTGTTCACTTCGACAGTTGGAAATGCAGAAGTCTGAACTTATTCATCAGTTGAAATTGCTG AGTGCAAAGAGATATTCAGAATCTGTGGGTGATTCAGTGTATGCTGACATAAATGGAGGACATAAGTATGACTTGCGCAAGATG GAAAATCGGCGATCTACAATTTTACTGGAGGATATGGATTTATCAGTATCAGATACAGAAACAGATGATTATGTTGCAGATGCAACTGATGATGAATGGGTAGCATCAGAAAAAATTCACGTTAGGAAAAGAAAATCTAGAAGCAGACATGTAAGCATGGAAAACAATCAGTCAAATATCAGTTCAGAAGATGTAAAAGATAATTCAACAGAAGGAGTTGGAGGTGCTTCTGGGGAAACTGCATCAGATATCTGCTGCTCTTGTAGTAAATCTTCGTCATGCAAGACAAATAAATGCAAATGCAGAACTCTGGGTGGCACTTGTGGGAGTTCTTGTGGTTGCCTAGCATCCAAGTGTGCCAACAGATCATCAGTCTCAAATGAGGCACAAGTTGAAGGGGCTGGTAATGATTCCAGTATTGACGAAGCAGACAAAGATCGGCTTCTTGTTGCTCAAGGTGCTGAGTTGCTTCAGGGTGCACTGGTTGAGGGGCCTGCTGAGGTGCACAGTGATCATGGGCCAAGAAAGCCTCTTTCAGATATTGGAAATACACTG GCTAAATCAAATGCTCAGAATGCTAATCAAAGAAGGAAATGGGCGAAGAAGAGAAATAAGTCCACAGTCCCAGTCCCAGTGCTCACCACAAACGTTGTTGTTCCTGATACTCCACCTTTCTCACAGTCAGATAATTCTGAAGTTcccaagaaagaaaataatagcaTTAGTGAAGCGAATGTATCTATGAACATACCACAGAAAATTCAATCATCTAGACCTGAAAATGCGCCGCTTGCTCCAAAAGTAGAGAAAAGTGTAATTGAGACAGATCGTTGGATGAAATTACCACGAGCTATGCGAAAGTCACCAAATGGCGGTGGCCTTCCTCTGGGGGACATGAATGCTAGTAAGCCAGATGAGCCTGTCAATAAGGAGTCTGAAGTCATAGAAGCTAGAACTCCGgtgaaacaaaaaagaacacTTGAGAAAGAGAACAATGGACGTTAA
- the LOC114395458 gene encoding uncharacterized protein LOC114395458, producing MSVAFTNLSWWLWSGKHQEPRIPNGPSINSSADSNLWESDVLRFPLVQANVGSSSRKVKRKWHSRGERKVDREYDVVLVPSDGGCVSGSESDDSDWSIGWLEPHGPGFPSDDETDNSFAVIVPCYGRDYGRIMEDPKGNLLRGVGNFPDSYSDESKKFVEDWLSSLRNT from the exons ATGTCTGTGGCTTTTACCAACCTCTCTTGGTGGTTGTGGAGTGGAAAGCATCAAGAGCCAAGAATCCCAAATGGGCCTTCTATAAATTCTTCCGCCGATTCAAATTTGTGGGAATCGGATGTTTTGAGGTTTCCTTTGGTTCAGGCGAATGTGGGGTCCTCATCTAGAAAGGTGAAGCGCAAATGGCATAGTAGGGGGGAGAGGAAGGTGGATAGGGAATATGATGTTGTTCTGGTTCCATCTGATGGTGGATGTGTTTCTGGTTCCGAATCTGATGATTCTGACTGGTCAATTGGCTGGTTAGAGCCTCACGGACCTGGTTTCCCAAGTGATGATGAAACAGATAACAGTTTTGCTGTGATTGTTCCCTGTTACGGCCGAGACTATGGCAGAATAATGGAGGATCCAAAAGGCAATTTACTGAGGGGTGTTGGGAACTTTCCAGACAGTTATTCAGatg AGAGCAAAAAATTTGTGGAAGACTGGCTCTCTTCTCTTAGAAATACCTGA
- the LOC114395468 gene encoding protein NETWORKED 2A-like codes for MLQRAASNAYSWWWASHIRTKQSKWLDQSLQDMEEKVAETLNILCDEGDSFAKRAEMYYKKRPELVDFVEEAFRAYRALAEKYDHLSKELQSANRTIASVFPDQVPCHIEEDDEEESDTGTNLSSPDSNNQPHNKPSIPRVPKTPKMDFRSPFMLLSRKGPLKRISSSTKYVPTISSSGLTKVEALADIDKLQKEILSLQTKKEFERSSYERSYEKYWEIEDQITVTQKRVCSLQDEFGVGTVIEDNDARALMAATALKSCQETLNKLKEIQAQSSNDAKEEYQRVKKAHEKFETLRDQFISKYMNQQNQDDVDKSENVGTDKKCIDEDMEQEEHDVGMLREKIKQKLEEDSSNSLTVTEMAECIDELVNKVCTLETAVSSQTGMVKRLKSETDGLHTNIKKLEEDREMLIEGSEVTNKKLMELEEELRRVKMLNQSVRTQDNTLQTHFTEASCNLEHLSGKLNNMKPDEEEENLVLYKKKRTASDDKSGKKSEKHHDNLSVDNTDVKTIKEDDGENVDTNKSNLNDGSFMNERIQKLVQQDKDDLSDTVSNLDTESQDLDISEEDQPNWRQMFISGLDDREKILLEEYTSVLVNYKDVRLKLNDVEKKNRDSIFELTLQLREMKNALSTKDKEIQVLHQKLDNPDANPDESPYTITTEYKYTPQEALLRKAGQGANVLDSENSPSNLDANAAASPLAEQVETESTGKNAFSSVRMTLEKLMAHQDKCQDLSNLEQKFRSDIDNLLEENLEFWLRFSTSVHQIQKFQNSIQDLKAELKTIRDKNKKSEGYSHSKQQPIQSQLRPIFRHLREIRTELSLWVEHNAVLHDELQGRYASLSNIQDEIARAGNTESGADTAELISKYQVAKFQGEILNMKQENSKVASELQAGLTLVKGMKTDVEKTLDELDEAIGVNSGVPKNNGEMNHSTSRARIPLRSFLFGVKLKKQKHHPSLFACVNPALQRQYSVNDEAPAPI; via the exons ATGTTGCAAAGGGCAGCAAGCAATGCATATTCATGGTGGTGGGCCAGCCACATCAGGACAAAACAGTCAAAATGGCTGGATCAAAGCCTCCAAG ATATGGAGGAGAAGGTGGCTGAGACCCTCAACATCCTGTGTGATGAGGGAGACTCATTTGCTAAGAGGGCAGAAATGTATTACAAGAAGAGACCAGAGCTGGTGGATTTTGTGGAAGAAGCCTTTCGAGCTTATAGAGCCTTAGCAGAAAAATATGATCATTTATCAAAGGAACTCCAAAGCGCGAACCGCACTATAGCCAGTGTCTTCCCAGACCAAGTTCCATGTcatattgaagaagatgatgaagaagaaagtgacacAGGAACTAATTTATCATCACCAGACTCCAACAATCAACCACATAATAAACCATCCATTCCTAGAGTTCCCAAGACCCCAAAGATGGACTTTAGAAGTCCATTCATGTTGCTCTCCAGAAAGGGTCCACTTAAGAGGATTTCTAGCTCAACAAAATATGTTCCAACAATTTCAAGCTCAGGTCTGACCAAGGTTGAAGCCTTGGCTGATATTGACAAGCTTCAGAAGGAAATATTGTCGCTCCAAACCAAGAAAGAGTTTGAGAGGAGTTCGTATGAACGCTCCTATGAAAAGTACTGGGAAATTGAAGACCAGATCACAGTAACACAGAAAAGAGTTTGCAGCTTGCAAGATGAGTTTGGTGTTGGCACAGTGATAGAAGACAATGATGCTAGAGCTTTGATGGCGGCCACAGCTCTAAAATCATGCCAAGAGACCCTGAACAAGTTGAAAGAGATACAGGCACAATCATCTAATGATGCTAAAGAGGAGTATCAAAGGGTTAAGAAAGCTCATGAGAAGTTTGAGACCCTTAGAGACCAATTCATTTCTAAATATATGAATCAACAAAACCAAGATGATGTGGACAAGTCTGAGAATGTAGGAACAGATAAAAAATGCATAGATGAAGACATGGAGCAAGAGGAGCATGACGTGGGGATGTTGAGagagaagatcaaacaaaagTTGGAGGAAGATTCAAGTAATTCCCTCACCGTGACTGAAATGGCTGAGTGCATTGATGAGCTTGTAAATAAGGTTTGTACCTTGGAAACTGCGGTTTCATCTCAGACTGGAATGGTAAAGAGACTAAAATCAGAAACAGATGGACTTCACACAAATATAAAGAAGTTGGAAGAAGACAGGGAAATGCTCATAGAAGGCTCAGAAGTTACCAACAAGAAGCTAATGGAATTGGAAGAAGAGTTGCGGAGAGTTAAAATGCTCAACCAAAGTGTCAGAACTCAAGACAACACCCTCCAAACACACTTTACTGAAGCTAGCTGTAACCTTGAGCACCTTTCTGGAAAATTGAATAACATGAAGCCagatgaggaggaggagaacTTGGTACTTTACAAGAAGAAGAGAACTGCTTCTGATGATAAATCAGGgaaaaaatctgaaaaacatCATGATAACTTGTCTGTTGATAACACAGATGTCAAGACAATAAAGGAAGACGATGGTGAAAATGTTGATACTAACAAGTCCAATTTGAATGATGGGTCTTTTATGAATGAAAGGATTCAGAAGCTGGTACAACAGGATAAGGATGATTTATCTGATACAGTGAGCAATCTTGACACTGAATCACAGGATCTGGACATTAGTGAGGAAGATCAACCTAACTGGAGGCAGATGTTTATAAGTGGATTAGATGACAGAGAAAAGATTCTGTTGGAGGAGTACACATCAGTTTTAGTGAACTATAAGGATGTCAGGCTGAAGCTCAATGATGTGGAAAAGAAAAACCGTGACAGCATTTTTGAGTTGACTCTTCAG CTAAGGGAAATGAAGAACGCTCTTTCCACAAAGGATAAAGAGATACAGGTTTTACATCAGAAGCTGGACAATCCAGATGCAAATCCTGATGAAAGTCCCTACACCATCACCACAGAATACAAATATACACCACAGGAAGCACTTCTTCGAAAAGCAGGTCAAGGTGCTAATGTGTTGGACTCCGAAAATTCGCCTTCAAATTTAGATGCAAATGCAGCCGCATCCCCTTTGGCAGAACAAGTTGAAACTGAAAGCACAGGAAAAAATGCCTTCTCATCTGTGAGAATGACACTAGAGAAGCTCATGGCACACCAAGATAAGTGCCAAGACCTTTCTAACTTGGAACAGAAGTTTCGCTCAGACATTGACAACTTGCTGGAAGAGAACCTAGAGTTCTGGTTGAGGTTTAGCACTTCAGTACATCAGATTCAAAAATTCCAAAACTCTATTCAGGACTTAAAAGCTGAGCTGAAAACAATAAGGGATAAAAACAAGAAGTCTGAAGGGTATTCACATTCTAAACAACAGCCTATTCAATCTCAGCTCAGGCCAATATTCAGACACCTGAGAGAGATAAGAACCGAGTTATCGCTGTGGGTGGAACACAATGCAGTGTTGCATGATGAACTGCAAGGAAGGTACGCGTCTTTGAGCAACATCCAAGATGAGATAGCAAGAGCAGGGAACACGGAATCCGGCGCTGACACTGCAGAGCTAATTAGTAAGTACCAAGTTGCAAAGTTTCAGGGTGAGATTCTCAACATGAAGCAAGAGAACAGCAAGGTTGCAAGTGAACTGCAAGCAGGCCTTACACTTGTGAAGGGAATGAAAACTGATGTTGAGAAGACACTTGATGAGCTAGATGAAGCTATTGGTGTTAACAGTGGTGTTCCTAAGAATAATGGTGAGATGAATCACTCCACTAGTCGTGCTCGAATACCCTTGAGGTCTTTCTTGTTTGGAGTCAAGTTAAAGAAGCAAAAGCATCATCCTTCACTATTTGCATGTGTAAATCCAGCATTGCAAAGACAATACAGTGTCAATGATGAAGCACCAGCCCCAATATAG
- the LOC114395478 gene encoding telomeric repeat-binding factor 1-like, whose product MKKTSNVFFSEDEAAVLLQRYNAQTILTLLQELANYPDSKFDWDDLVAKTSTGISNAREYQMLWRHLAYGHSFDENSDLDNQPLDDDSDLECEREALPRPNKEIAAEASACVQVMMTSFKLNESTPTSSVIQAPLTINVPVFRSSRIANMESSQSSSSGMQETNIVFPVTVKRQALPNVPSTRAVETRGSGSGYTSMKKKREPWSEEEDLQLRAAVRRWGEGNWATMAKSDDFPIQRSTTQLSKRWSTLRKKE is encoded by the exons ATGAAAAAGACAAGTAATGTTTTCTTCAGTGAGGATGAAGCTGCTGTTCTATTGCAAAG GTACAACGCACAAACAATTTTGACGTTGCTTCAGGAATTGGCCAATTATCCAGACTCGAAGTTCGACTGGGATGATTTGGTGGCCAAAACCTCAACTGGAATTTCCAATGCCAGAGAGTATCAGATGCTGTGGCGTCATCTAGCGTATGGTCACTCCTTTGATGAAAATTCGGACCTCGATAATCAACCTCTG GATGATGATAGTGACTTAGAATGTGAACGAGAAGCATTGCCTCGCCCAAACAAGGAAATTGCAGCAGAAGCTTCAGCATGTGTGCAG gtaatGATGACATCTTTTAAGCTGAATGAGTCCACCCCTACAAGCTCAGTGATTCAGGCTCCATTGACAATAAATGTTCCAGTCTTTCGTTCATCTAGAATTGCTAATATGGAAAGTTCACAGTCATCTAGTTCGGGGATGCAAGAGACAAACATTGTTTTTCCAGTTACCGTTAAGAGACAAGCACTGCCAAATGTACCCTCAACGAGAGCTGTGGAAACCAGAGGATCAGGTAGTGGCTACACAtccatgaaaaagaaaagagaaccaTGGTCTGAGGAAGAGGACTTGCAACTAAGAGCTGCTGTTCGGAGGTGGGGTGAAGGTAATTGGGCAACCATGGCTAAAAGTGATGACTTTCCTATTCAGAGAAGTACCACGCAGTTGTCCAAG AGGTGGAGCACATTGCGAAAGAAAGAGTGA